In the genome of Mytilus edulis chromosome 14, xbMytEdul2.2, whole genome shotgun sequence, the window TATCTGAAACAAGAAAGTGTCCAtggtacatggatgccccatatgcaccatcattttctatggtcagtggaccgtgaaaatggggtaaaaactctaatttggcatttaaattacaAAGATCATTCATAGAGAACAGGTGTACAAAGTTTAAAGATCgttcatagagaacatgtgtacaaagttttaagttgatatgacttcaacttcatcaaaacttaCTCGACCATAACTTTAAACTGACAGACGGACGACTTCAAAAAAGGGGGATGGATTTTTCCTttgaaaaatattctgatccccaatttgataaaaaaaaatattctggtcatacagatgataaaaaaaatattctgaatccagtgtccccatacattatagtgttagatattgaagaattttttttttttgattggaaaaaaaaaatttaaacgttCGCGTGATAAAAATTCTGACTCAGTACCACCCCACCcccgttttcttttttttagattAAGTGGTTGCTCCTCTATCAAAaccattttcatgattttcagtagtttaaagataataaagatgtctcgattgCGCATTAGACAATATAGCCTAGCTGCAGCAGCGCGCTTACAGACGAGGAAAATGGATTGAGATATGTTAAGGTTtactacatttctatcttttccaTTTTTGTCAAATGGTATTtattctccaaggagtatttgggtgatgtttttttttcttagtgTATTTGAACGGAtgtgagatactagacaaacaattcAATTTACCTCATACttttttagtaatgcatttatgagtgaatcgttgtttgagtaactTTTTTtgagaccagtggcaaatatttctgtgtacatCCAGGCGATTCAAGAAGATCTTTTCAATTGAATTATGTGCTCGGCAATAATGATgttttgagtcttgataaggggttaattAATAAAGCTACGCAAAGTtgtttttaggcagttaagctgccttatgcgagcaccctagatttgtgttctacccaataaatgctgaaatatgtgccattgttattatctagctggatgttatgttatttataactaattggacagttttttcatacttttaaatcTTGATCACAAAAAATATgatcagaaaaaccttaaatgattgtcgatttatccaaaagttttgaagttgcacataggagtAGAGCtctttatgtagtttattatccggCCCTGAGATTTTGGCTAagctgtcaaagaacaaatgtatgaaaaattTAATCGCCGAAATTTTCTAAAGACAAGTAATtcagatttcccaaatggcaaaagtcgtaggaatattgtttgtcgtcaatacgtagtcaactacgtcagtagtcttaaAATAAGTTCCagtgttcatgctgttggcggcaattttaaattataagacgaaatttttgtatcttttcaatttggaggcaggggttcaaattagcggttgTCCAAGGTCTGCGaacttccacttttgcagtcggactttcgacttggttactagctacgcttGACATGCCCGACTTtagaggaaataaaaaaaataactttgcaaacctttttaccCAAGTCTtctaataaacgatctcaaaacttgtttttagcattattattcatgacagcgatgttcattttgttcaaccgctatacagaaaatcgccgacaaataatgtgtaaattcgagtaaaatcgtatctgacaaaaacaacattgaaaacaaaatggctgacatgagaagaaaattacaatatcgaatccgattccggaagcagatatgggtaattccgggttttgtcgatctttgaacttttaaaaaaatcagacagatgacaaaatacatctttgcatggtaaataaatataaacactagaattgaaaaccaaaagatatctgtaaaagaatgaaaaaacagaaaatattttgtactgaaAATGTGAGAAACGTACAATTAAATACAACGATGATGAAGTACAGCAGAATATAATGGTGCAACAGTGCGTTCTGAAGATCCATAGGTATCCATaggaaactcaaaattactttttgacaaattttaatgtcaaaatccaatacaatgtgagtctttgtgacagctgggaacagtatatctaacaatatgtATGGTCCTGgtgacagtataaattttctttatcagtaatAAATGTTGGTAAAGCAAGTTATATACttttaaacatattactgcaatttcaatggggattttttttttctcaattttgatgggtcagttaaaatagctggaagtttcttattttacacatgtagtgcaactagattatatgatacctgaatgtaagcaaatcatatgatatgtaTGTGGAGTCCTTTGGggcactctaccccctcctgtttgataactttgaaacagatgagatccccatCTCTCAACCATATACAtccatgtatgggactatataactaatcaaatgaaatataggtgaagtccctagggtcaTCCACCACCTCCTACTtcagaacttggaaacagtcgagatcctcacccctcaaccatatttattcatgtatgggacaatacaaccaatcaaattaaatacagggggagtccctggggtcatcccacccctcctgtttgggaactttgaaacagtcgagatcacacccccccccccttaaaccGTATATATTCATGTAatggacaatataataaatcaaatgaaatatagggggagtccctgtgggtcatcccacccctcctgtttgagaacttggaaacggtcgagatccccacccctaaaccatatatattcatgtatgggacaatataacaaatcatatgaaatataggtggagttcgtggggccactctaCCTCTTTCTGcttgagaatttgaaaacggttgagatccccacccataaaccatatatattcatgtattggacaatataacaaatcaaatgaattatagggggagtccctagggtcactgcaccctcatgtttgagaacttagaaacagtcgagatcctcaccccttgaccatatatactcatgtatgagactaaataacaaatcaaatataatataggggaagtccctgcggtcacccccccccccccctgttgtttgagaacttggaaacagtcgagatcctaacctttaaattaaaccatatattttcatatatgggacaaaagaactaataaaatgaaatatagggagagtcctaagggtcaccctacccaatcctgtttgataacttggaaacagatgagatccccacccctcaaccatatatattcatgtattggacaatataacaaatcaaatgaaatataggggaattcactggggtcccccaccccctcctgtttgaaaacttgataactgtctagatccccacccctaaaccatatatattcatgtataggacaatataaaataaacagctgcgccatgagcgcatgatacgcccgacgtcttatgtgaaagtcttatgcaataatcataaatagtttatgagaaagttctaaacaataaccatatattgttttagagacacggcgggacatgtgaaaccccccaccctgtttttttttacaaaaactaaatattaccaaaataaaattttgaatcaaaaccaaaaagtatacagatctttagattaatatatcaaagaagtgtgtaaagttttaagcaataatcataacttatttttgagatacagcacaacatgtaaaaaaaaaaacctaccccttttttacaaaatactaataactcaaaaatgaaattttgaatcatcaccaaaaagtatacagatattgagattaatataacaaagacatgtgtaaagttttaagcaataatcataaatggattttgagatatggcgcgacatgtaaaaaaaacctcccccttttttacaaaatactcaataactcaaaaatgaaattttgaatcatcaccaaaaagtatacagatattgagattaatataactaagaagtgtttaaagttttaagtcataatcaagaatcgtttttgagatacagtgcgacatgtgaaaaaaacacacccctgttttagttataaagtgccgtaactcaaaaagtttaaatcttattttcaccaaaaagtatacaaatcatttgaccatcataagaaacaactatattaagtttcatgaaatttggataagtcgttctcaagttacggtgcgacatgtttacgccggacagacggacagagggacggacagacagacagacggacagacggacaccggacatttgtataccataatacgtcccgtcaaaattttgacgggcgtataaaaatcaaatgaaaaataggggtagtccctagggtcactcacaccctcttgtgtgtgttttgagaacttgtaaaagattgagataccaactcctaaaccatattcattcctgtttgtcatttcaaaaagattgaataacatacaaggtcaatctcataggcaTCACATAGGCATATCCCTTTGCTAGacctaacacctgtcattttattccaaacttagacatcatggacttggggtgaaggtgggagtcatttacatttactatgtaCAGGTCAGGAAGACCTcaccattgatccctgtagtagtaaacatttgtctgatttgtgtctcataacttttgtactgtagaacacaaactcaCTTTTACAAGCTCctactaaagtcaacttgaactactaacagtcaactaatacgaacaaatacgatcaactagaagaactgcaatcaaTGAATCATTGCGAATTTGTACCACTACTGACTCAGgaccatgaaaaaaaaaatatactagatatatacgttgctattgaaaaccttgataaaacatgaattatttgccttaatgattaattcattaaatgagcataaatgtacaattatatatgtgtgtttaatgtttgttcttttaaatctttaaaaaaaaattgaaacaacattgccacagttttcataattatgtttgccttggtttttggttaactgcctacagtgcttacagcgctttgatttataacaaattaatatatcaactttaaacaaatatttctgtaaagaagtttattaataattgttataaatatcaattttattcaaaaattgtttcttcctCCAATATTCATGGTAAAATTGGTGTTCTAAATGCTTAGTTTTATGTACACTAAACCTACAAAAGGTCTACATTGACTATCCACTGcatatagacaaaacatgatttaaactacatcattgtacatgtaaacattgagttttgtCAATGGAAACGTAATTGAGTTTAGTTTACGTGTGGGTTACACTAACACACCACCgattttaggtcaatgtgaacacagccttagttcgtttctgtgtgcgttacattttaatgttgtgtcgttgttctcctcttatatttaatgtgtgtccctcagttttagttcgtaacccggatttgttattttctatcgattgcatgagtttcgaacagcagtatactactgttgcctttatgtataaaaatggacatcatcatgCCAGTTTAACCTTTCTCACTGACCAATtaattgaggtcaaggttaggTGAAACGTGTCTGATGGACATGTAGACCTTGAAAtgaacccatataccaaatatagttatcccatTCCTCTTAAGTGTGGAAATTTAcattacaacaacaacaatactttaagatgtcacttaaccatgaaaatgagatcaggACAATGAACATTTGACACTCAGAAATATTGTAACATAAGGGATGTGGATACGAAGTATGAAGCAACCAGGTCTTCTACatctttaaataaatagaattgttCATAATGTAGTTTGTGCTGTCGTCTGATAGTAAAACCCATGTATTTTTCAATTGTGTTGCAGGAGAGAAAAAAATTGTACATTTATTAGTTAAATACGGCAAAATCGAAATAAATAGTATCAAAATTATGCTGTAGATTCATTGTAGATTctgtttttttgtcataaaaaaagtTTCGAAATATTATAAAGTTAAATTAAGGTTTGAATATGTAAtagatttcaaaaaacactttGTTACCTCAATCAATCTAAacataaacattgataaaagATAACACTGGCGACAATCTAGACAAAATACAGGATCACTATGTCTCTTAGCTACAACAAAAATGCCTCATGGtgcctgacataaaaaaaaatgcacaggGGACATTAACAAGTTTTGCCAACTCCTATGGACGGACGAAAATGACAAAATCTATATAAGCTGTAATTTATATGGGTATGATACATGTACctgtattgataaaaaaaaaaggcggccaatcaatatataaataaagttgtCTAATTGTGACGCATTGGCAAttatgccacatctccttattttcatatttattagtACTCTGATTgatactttgtgtcttttgtcattttctttgttgtttttctGATTATTGATTATACATGCCCTTGTTACTGTATTTTGATAGTATTTGCGCTGTACTGTTACACCTCTGTCAATAGTATGGGGAGAACTGAGTGTTCGAAAACATGTATAAACCATCTTAATTCTTAGGCCAAAAGCTTAACATCATtcttttgattttcattggttgctgTCTGTATAACTGTTTTGTTCTAACTTAAATCAGACTACTAAGATGAGTTGTTACCAGGAAGATtagatgcatgaattttttaagtgtttatttcatttgtttattctacattgtttCCTTTCTCGCTCTGCAGGTGCCTTTTATAGTTAATACAGTATCATAGGTTTTCTGCTCATCAAAGCTACATGACCTGAAGACAAACATTACAAAGATAATAATGATAATAGCAtccaaacaaattttgttttcctcCTTTGTTTATGATATAACATTGACTTTAAATTTCTCATATTTAGTTCTGACAgaaatattgtgttttttgtgGTTACAACTATTTTATTACAACAAATGTACGTGtacatatttttattgtcatttaaaCAATTAACATGTACTTTTTTAAAATGATATCCTCTTTAAACAActtatctaacatgtctaataacAAATTATGTTTAAACTGTTGAACTCATCATGCTCATGATCACTCTTTAtcatgtacaaatgatgtatattataaatggaaagaatattaaaaaaaatcaatttccatTCAAACATTCTTCTTTCTTGCAATTGACTTTTGCCTCATTCACAATGTATttcaacattcaaacttgattGCAAATTTAGCTTTTATTTTACAACATTTCTATCCATAATTGTAATCATTCTTTACAAAATTATGTTCCTCTTGTCTCTTCTTTGCGTTTCAATCGATGATGAGGAAAAGATGGCATAAACTCTGGTTCACATGGGTAAGGCTGTTCTTTAAAATACGAGCTATCTAGAGCATCCTCTGCAGAAGCTCGCTTTTCTGGATCATACATGAACAAATAATTCAAAAGTCTGATTCCCGCATCGGTCAACCATGGGAAAGTATGACGAACATTGTTGTATGGTTGTTTCTTCAAAGTGATATCTTTCATTCCAGGTAAGTCATTGAAGCCTGGCCAGATTGCCTCACTTGGGGTACCAAACAGTTCTATGGTCATTTCTAATTGATGGATTTCAGATCGACCTGGTAAGAGAGGCTTATGAGCCAACAACTCACCAAATATACAGCCTGCGGACCACATATCTAAGGCTGTCGTCTGTGTCTTAGATCCCAATAATAGTTCTGGTGCCCTGTACCAAAGAGTTACTACTCTTGGTGTCATTGGTTGTTCAGGGAAAGCGTACTTCCTGGCCAATCCAAAGTCAGCTATTTTAACACAGCCTTTATCTGTCATAAGTAAGTTTGATACTTTTAAATCTCGGTGAAGGATGAAATTCTCATGCAAATACCTCAGTGCTTTTAATAACTGAATCATAATACACTTGACCTGAGCCTCTGTGAATGGGGCAGACATATTGTCCAATAAAGAGGCAAGATCTTGTTCACAGTATTCCATTACTAGAAAAATACTTTCAAGACTCCTTCCTACAACAACTTCAGACATTTCAACAATATTTGTATGTCGAAGATTAAGCAAAATGTTAATTTCTCTAAGACCACTGATTGGAATTCCATTCTTCTCTTTctccattctcattttttttaatgcgacgaTGTAATTTGTTCGTCTATCTCTGGCTCTATATACTATTCCATATGTTCCCTCTCCCACTCGGCTTAGTTTTTCAAAGTCACTTACACTACGACATTTTCCATGTCTTGAATCTACAGGAAGGTCCATCCATTCTCCAGATAAAATTGACATAAACCTAGGTGTGTCTTCTGATGATGCCTGTGAACTGAAACTTGATGCCATTTTCTCTATATGAATGCTTttctctgaaaaataaataaaaaatattaaactaatGACATTTCAATTACAGTacgggtagggacttatttttatggatgtcttaATCCGTCTAGTCGGATATGCATAATCCGACATTTTTATGGTAGGTAGTATGGTCTAAATCAACAGATCCAGGTGTGAATGGTCCTTTCATGTTAATCCGTGTTGCTAGAATTACGGTTCACTGATTTCAGAATCAGGTTACCTGTAATTTTAACCTCTCAGTCACTTTATTGATTATTTTAGTTCCACGtcgtatttgacataaaatattttt includes:
- the LOC139502567 gene encoding cyclin-dependent kinase 10-like, producing MASSFSSQASSEDTPRFMSILSGEWMDLPVDSRHGKCRSVSDFEKLSRVGEGTYGIVYRARDRRTNYIVALKKMRMEKEKNGIPISGLREINILLNLRHTNIVEMSEVVVGRSLESIFLVMEYCEQDLASLLDNMSAPFTEAQVKCIMIQLLKALRYLHENFILHRDLKVSNLLMTDKGCVKIADFGLARKYAFPEQPMTPRVVTLWYRAPELLLGSKTQTTALDMWSAGCIFGELLAHKPLLPGRSEIHQLEMTIELFGTPSEAIWPGFNDLPGMKDITLKKQPYNNVRHTFPWLTDAGIRLLNYLFMYDPEKRASAEDALDSSYFKEQPYPCEPEFMPSFPHHRLKRKEETRGT